The following proteins are encoded in a genomic region of Catellatospora sp. TT07R-123:
- a CDS encoding TetR/AcrR family transcriptional regulator, translating into MSAKERKQREQAVRERLIVATARELAEQQGWDAVTTRRLAELIEYSQPVLYSHFRGKREIIGAVALQGATEMAAAVRAATSAEDDPRARVTALARAYLEFAARNPAVYDALFQLDGGLAYAREDTPEPLKDAFAALMESLREVAGDGVDPGLFTEVFWASLHGLATLSRAGRLLPEYAELRVQLLVDRLAVA; encoded by the coding sequence ATGTCGGCAAAGGAACGCAAGCAGCGCGAACAGGCGGTCCGCGAGCGCCTCATCGTGGCGACCGCCCGAGAACTCGCCGAGCAGCAGGGCTGGGACGCGGTCACCACCCGCCGCCTCGCCGAGCTCATCGAATACAGCCAGCCCGTCCTCTACAGCCACTTCCGCGGCAAACGGGAGATCATCGGCGCCGTCGCCCTGCAGGGCGCCACCGAGATGGCGGCGGCGGTGCGGGCCGCGACCTCCGCCGAGGACGACCCGCGCGCCCGGGTCACCGCCCTGGCCCGCGCCTACCTCGAATTCGCCGCGCGCAACCCCGCGGTCTACGACGCGCTGTTCCAGCTCGACGGCGGTCTGGCCTACGCGCGGGAGGACACACCGGAGCCGCTGAAGGACGCCTTCGCCGCGCTGATGGAGAGCCTGCGCGAGGTGGCCGGGGACGGCGTCGACCCCGGGCTGTTCACCGAGGTGTTCTGGGCGTCCCTGCACGGCCTGGCGACCCTGAGCCGCGCGGGCCGCCTGCTGCCCGAATACGCCGAGCTGAGGGTGCAGCTGCTGGTGGACCGGCTAGCCGTGGCCTGA
- a CDS encoding Crp/Fnr family transcriptional regulator → MAERRVGGLSWPVGSFLGRLPEHDRQVLLCSGGMREYDPGACLVLQGQPGIDVIALLSGCAKVVGVTADGDETIVDIRTTGDLVGEMANMDGGVRSSTVVAVRRVLGVVIAGQRFQELLGRHPAVAAALSATMAKKLRTATRLHVDLLHGPVIARLARLLIHLAELHGLPGDGGRLIDVPLSQRDLASLVGTTEPSVYRALTELRRRGAVSTRRRFVCVRDPGSLALAAAITDGRARG, encoded by the coding sequence ATGGCGGAGCGTCGGGTCGGCGGGTTGTCGTGGCCGGTGGGCAGCTTCCTCGGCCGGCTGCCGGAGCACGACCGCCAGGTGCTGCTGTGCAGCGGCGGGATGCGGGAGTACGACCCGGGCGCCTGCCTGGTGCTCCAGGGGCAGCCCGGCATCGACGTGATCGCGCTGCTGAGCGGCTGCGCGAAGGTGGTCGGGGTGACCGCCGACGGCGATGAGACCATCGTGGACATCCGCACCACCGGCGACCTCGTCGGCGAGATGGCGAACATGGACGGCGGCGTCCGCTCGTCCACGGTGGTGGCGGTGCGGCGGGTGCTCGGTGTCGTGATCGCCGGTCAGCGGTTCCAGGAACTGCTGGGGCGCCATCCCGCCGTCGCCGCGGCGCTGAGCGCGACGATGGCGAAGAAGCTGCGCACCGCGACGCGGCTGCACGTGGACCTGCTGCACGGACCGGTGATCGCCCGGCTCGCGCGGCTGCTCATCCACCTGGCGGAGCTCCACGGCCTGCCCGGGGACGGCGGCCGTCTGATCGACGTCCCGCTGAGCCAGCGCGACCTCGCGTCGCTGGTCGGCACCACGGAGCCGAGCGTGTACCGGGCACTGACCGAGCTGCGCCGACGCGGTGCCGTGTCGACGCGGCGCCGGTTCGTCTGCGTGCGCGATCCCGGCTCGCTCGCCCTGGCGGCGGCCATCACGGACGGTCGGGCGCGGGGCTGA
- a CDS encoding CHAT domain-containing protein, translating to MAEVAAVMTALGGIVLPGEMRGDLRAAQAVTHGGGDGPDARLAAAVVAIRTGHPARALAVLDALAESADLPDPTRTLVYAHRALAATLAWSVLAGGGSNLDNACSAHRMVTADVTALHRAGLVAAAAADPRLRLVHAVGMYAFWQAEFDGALTSAAIPVPLFARRAAELGEDYTWPQTMTSRWTGVRDLAEDVAAASASQGADAAEALAVAAYADRAIAQIAFRTGAADAFDLLRAARDRAERRGDRLGVAACLLREASWLLAPFGGADVLDMGISRAGTGAQAGARIDAYELTRTGQPTEAAAAPQSARELVDQADRLLRAGDAGTSCALATVQLHYSYLAFAAEDAAGQAVHAGAARQLFAAASDAYGEHLAMVHQMAAAIEAGAPGADPGDVAAICAWGSGDGSFSFAYGLGLLLERLGRHWRVRRADPRRARAAYAAAAQIFAGLGADRDQAQVWLESAETAATVGLGHDELTGYERVADALLTHAARDAYGGLAERADAAGLVLTAHAAALRYDDPRLLETVARIARKCGPEHLDEQLPGLAVDFGMATGRDLRRRGDPEAAYRCFREVLGLLGGSTEPLALLRAASAHLQLRDHRSARRVYAAYLRATRRGWLPRLVVRTLARLGPAGGELVRKYAYARHYHAARLAAAVREFPAAQRHLADAERLGGPQWWRHESDPWQVRATVARVRAGLGDPAGAAAEYAAATDLFEAARTAAGDDVERIAIGDDPQLIAVFVDAAAHAVRGGHLPADEAARTAFDLLERARGRAVLDLVGEQRRLRAQPPEAAGLVRRLRQLRAVRDALVRSGQPVDEQQSAIDAAERALYAVAPDLVSAAAPVLASAEVQRLLPPGTAVVCFVEAEQDVLLVALTATTQFAACVPCGWDRLPHLLARWTASCADPQAVVDVAAEAELGRLILDPLAAVLDAVNSVIFIPQGLGLQAPLHALPFRAGRLIDAVAVSYLPTASIMPHLLEPRRDTPRRATLVVGNPVAMAAPDGTAMPPLPYTAWEARLVHRHRPGGHLLTGEQATRQEVLAALPDAAVVHLATHGAATAHDPADAAIMLAHRENLSVVDLLATGSGADLVVLSACLSGVGPVTAGGEVLGFARALIGDGARSVVSALWPAIELPAQRIMDRLYEGIPEQGVGQALAAAQRAVARMSFGEQLVEQRDARDAVLGRPPRSGHTPTVAGPDMSHPAYWAPFIHWGLPGSRVAPPAGLSPAPDRP from the coding sequence GTGGCCGAGGTCGCTGCGGTGATGACCGCCCTGGGCGGCATCGTGCTGCCCGGCGAGATGCGCGGCGACCTGCGCGCCGCACAGGCGGTCACGCACGGCGGCGGCGACGGTCCCGACGCCCGGCTGGCCGCCGCGGTGGTGGCGATCCGCACCGGCCACCCGGCCCGTGCGCTGGCCGTGCTCGACGCGCTGGCCGAATCCGCCGACCTCCCGGACCCCACCCGGACCCTCGTGTACGCCCACCGCGCGCTCGCCGCCACCCTGGCGTGGAGCGTCCTCGCGGGCGGCGGGTCCAACCTCGACAACGCGTGCTCGGCGCACCGGATGGTGACCGCCGACGTCACCGCGCTGCACAGGGCCGGTCTCGTCGCGGCGGCCGCGGCGGACCCGCGGCTGCGCCTGGTCCACGCCGTCGGCATGTACGCCTTCTGGCAGGCCGAGTTCGACGGCGCGCTCACCTCCGCCGCGATCCCGGTGCCGCTGTTCGCCCGGCGCGCCGCCGAACTCGGTGAGGACTACACCTGGCCGCAGACCATGACCTCGCGCTGGACCGGGGTACGCGACCTGGCCGAGGACGTCGCCGCGGCGTCCGCGAGCCAGGGCGCCGACGCGGCGGAGGCGCTCGCCGTCGCCGCCTACGCCGACCGCGCCATCGCCCAGATCGCCTTCCGCACCGGCGCGGCCGACGCCTTCGACCTGCTCCGCGCCGCCCGCGACCGGGCCGAGCGGCGCGGTGACCGGCTCGGCGTCGCGGCCTGCCTGCTGCGCGAGGCGTCGTGGCTGCTCGCTCCGTTCGGCGGCGCCGACGTGCTGGACATGGGCATCAGCCGGGCCGGCACCGGCGCGCAGGCGGGCGCCCGCATCGACGCCTACGAGCTGACCCGGACCGGGCAGCCGACCGAGGCCGCAGCGGCACCACAATCGGCCCGCGAACTCGTCGACCAGGCCGACCGGCTCCTGCGGGCCGGCGACGCGGGCACCTCGTGCGCACTGGCCACGGTGCAGCTCCACTACTCCTATCTGGCCTTCGCCGCCGAGGACGCCGCCGGTCAGGCCGTCCACGCCGGGGCGGCCCGGCAGCTGTTCGCCGCGGCCTCGGACGCGTACGGCGAGCATCTGGCGATGGTCCACCAGATGGCGGCGGCGATCGAAGCCGGTGCGCCGGGTGCCGATCCCGGCGACGTCGCCGCCATCTGCGCGTGGGGCAGCGGCGACGGCAGCTTCAGCTTCGCGTACGGGCTCGGCCTCCTGCTGGAGCGGCTCGGCCGGCACTGGCGCGTCCGCCGGGCCGATCCCCGGCGGGCCCGCGCGGCCTACGCCGCCGCGGCGCAGATCTTCGCCGGGCTGGGGGCCGACCGCGACCAGGCACAGGTCTGGCTGGAGTCCGCCGAGACCGCCGCCACGGTCGGCCTGGGGCACGACGAACTCACCGGTTACGAACGCGTCGCCGACGCGCTCCTGACCCACGCCGCCCGCGACGCCTACGGCGGCCTGGCCGAGCGCGCCGATGCCGCCGGCCTCGTCCTCACCGCGCACGCCGCCGCGCTGCGCTACGACGACCCCCGGCTCCTGGAGACCGTCGCCCGCATCGCCCGCAAGTGCGGTCCCGAGCACCTGGACGAGCAGCTGCCCGGTCTCGCCGTGGACTTCGGCATGGCGACGGGCCGGGACCTGCGTCGCCGCGGCGACCCCGAAGCGGCGTACCGGTGCTTCCGCGAGGTCCTGGGGCTGCTCGGCGGTTCGACCGAGCCGCTGGCGCTGCTGCGCGCGGCAAGCGCCCACCTCCAGCTGCGCGACCACCGCTCGGCGCGGCGGGTCTACGCCGCGTACCTGCGCGCCACCCGCCGCGGCTGGCTGCCCCGTCTCGTCGTACGCACCCTGGCCCGCCTCGGCCCGGCCGGGGGCGAGCTGGTGCGCAAGTACGCGTACGCGCGCCACTACCACGCGGCCCGCCTCGCGGCCGCGGTCCGCGAGTTCCCCGCCGCGCAACGGCATCTCGCCGACGCCGAGCGCCTCGGCGGCCCGCAGTGGTGGCGCCACGAGTCCGACCCCTGGCAGGTCCGGGCCACCGTGGCCCGGGTCCGGGCCGGACTGGGCGACCCGGCGGGCGCCGCCGCGGAGTACGCCGCCGCGACCGACCTGTTCGAGGCGGCCCGCACCGCGGCCGGGGACGACGTAGAGCGCATCGCGATCGGCGACGACCCGCAGCTGATCGCGGTCTTCGTCGACGCGGCAGCGCACGCGGTCCGGGGCGGCCACCTGCCCGCCGACGAGGCGGCGCGGACGGCGTTCGACCTGCTGGAGCGGGCGCGCGGGCGCGCGGTCCTCGACCTGGTCGGCGAGCAGCGGCGGCTGCGCGCGCAACCGCCGGAGGCCGCCGGTCTCGTACGCCGCCTGCGCCAGCTGCGCGCGGTACGGGACGCGCTGGTGCGGTCCGGCCAGCCCGTGGACGAGCAGCAGAGCGCCATCGACGCCGCCGAGCGCGCGCTGTACGCCGTCGCGCCGGACCTGGTCTCCGCCGCCGCGCCGGTCCTGGCCTCGGCCGAGGTCCAGCGGTTGCTGCCGCCCGGCACGGCGGTCGTCTGCTTCGTGGAGGCCGAGCAGGATGTGCTGCTGGTGGCGCTGACCGCGACCACGCAGTTCGCCGCCTGCGTGCCCTGCGGCTGGGACCGCCTGCCGCATCTGCTGGCCCGCTGGACCGCGAGCTGCGCCGATCCGCAGGCCGTCGTCGACGTTGCGGCCGAGGCGGAACTCGGGCGGCTGATCCTCGACCCGCTCGCGGCCGTCCTCGACGCGGTGAACAGCGTCATCTTCATCCCGCAGGGGCTCGGACTACAAGCGCCGCTGCACGCGCTGCCCTTCCGCGCCGGCCGGCTCATCGACGCGGTGGCGGTCTCCTACCTGCCCACGGCGAGCATCATGCCGCATCTGCTGGAGCCGCGGCGCGATACGCCACGTCGGGCGACGCTGGTGGTCGGCAACCCGGTGGCGATGGCGGCTCCGGACGGCACGGCCATGCCGCCTCTGCCGTACACCGCGTGGGAGGCGCGGCTGGTCCACCGGCACCGGCCCGGCGGCCACCTGCTCACCGGCGAGCAGGCCACCAGGCAGGAGGTGTTGGCCGCGCTGCCGGACGCGGCCGTGGTCCACCTGGCCACGCACGGCGCCGCGACGGCGCACGATCCCGCCGATGCGGCGATCATGCTCGCGCACCGGGAGAACCTCTCCGTGGTCGACCTGCTCGCCACCGGCAGCGGCGCCGACCTCGTCGTCCTCAGCGCCTGCCTGTCGGGGGTGGGGCCGGTCACCGCCGGAGGCGAGGTCCTCGGCTTCGCCCGCGCCCTGATCGGCGACGGGGCACGGTCGGTGGTCTCCGCGCTGTGGCCGGCGATCGAGCTGCCCGCCCAGCGGATCATGGACCGCCTGTACGAGGGCATCCCGGAGCAGGGTGTCGGCCAGGCCCTCGCCGCCGCCCAGCGCGCGGTCGCCCGCATGTCGTTCGGCGAGCAGCTCGTGGAGCAGCGCGACGCCCGCGACGCCGTCCTCGGCAGGCCGCCCCGGTCGGGACACACGCCGACGGTCGCGGGCCCCGACATGTCCCACCCGGCGTACTGGGCGCCGTTCATCCACTGGGGACTGCCCGGGTCCCGGGTGGCGCCGCCCGCCGGGCTCAGCCCCGCGCCCGACCGTCCGTGA
- a CDS encoding DUF1772 domain-containing protein — protein MLNALEVATVVIVGLMVGVEFSVAFIMNRILDALPEDSGQLGHAHGGRMLGALMPFWYIGSVLLSAVWAVAGWQHRGAGLVVTAACLLIVSVVMSILLLVPINNRNKTWTAENRPADWKQQLDRWSRYHYVRVAVIIAAFTLLVAALA, from the coding sequence GTGCTCAACGCACTTGAGGTCGCCACCGTCGTGATCGTCGGGCTGATGGTGGGGGTGGAGTTCTCCGTCGCCTTCATCATGAACCGGATTCTGGACGCGCTTCCCGAGGACAGCGGCCAACTGGGCCATGCCCACGGCGGCCGGATGCTCGGCGCCCTGATGCCGTTCTGGTACATCGGCTCGGTCCTGCTCAGCGCCGTCTGGGCCGTGGCCGGATGGCAGCACCGCGGCGCCGGGCTGGTCGTCACCGCCGCCTGCCTGCTGATCGTCAGCGTGGTCATGTCGATCCTGCTGCTCGTCCCGATCAACAACCGGAACAAGACCTGGACCGCCGAGAACCGCCCCGCCGACTGGAAGCAGCAGCTGGACCGGTGGAGCCGCTACCACTACGTCCGCGTCGCCGTCATCATCGCCGCCTTCACCCTGCTGGTCGCGGCCCTCGCCTGA